A stretch of DNA from Rhodothermales bacterium:
GTACTTCACACCGGGGAGGTCCTTCACACGACCGCCGCGCACCAGCACAATGGAGTGCTCCTGAAGATTGTGCCCTTCGCCCGGGATGTAGGCGATGACTTCGACACCGTTGGTGAGGCGCACCTTGGCGACCTTACGGAGTGCCGAGTTCGGCTTCTTCGGCGTGGTGGTGTACACACGGGTGCACACACCGCGGCGCTGCGGGCACGACGCGAGTGCCGGGGACTTGGTCTTCTTGACCTTGTCGTGGCGCCCTTTGCGAACGAGCTGCTGGATTGTTGGCACGAGGTTTTCCTTGGCTTTGCGACCCCCACGGGGCCGGCTTTCAGATGGACTCGCGACGGCCAGCCGCGAGTTGTTTCAGCCTTCCAATATAAGGGGTCAAACCGCCGTGCCTTTGCGGGCACCGTGAAGAAACCTAGATGGGCGATGGGCGGATCAGCGAAAACGGCCTCCTGAGGCCGGATCGCGGTTCCTTCACAAACTCAAGTCGTGTGAGCGATCTATAACGTTATATCGCGTTATATTCTGCTCACACCGCTCACGCCCTCCTCATGGCAGGCCGGCCCCGTTGAATCAGGATCCGGGATCCCGGGCGGCGTCAGTCCCTTCTGCATCGGGCGCCCCGGCCTCGGCCACGTCTGCGTCGGCAACGCCGGCATCGGCCACATCCGTGTCGGGCAACTCGGCTGCCGCACCGTCGCCTGCCGCCGTGCGCCCGTTGCTGTGGAAGTGATCCACCTGTACGTACTCCCCATGCGGGCGGGCTCCCAGAATCTCGATCAGGTCCCGGGGGCCGAGGATTTCTTTCTTGAGCAGCGCATCCGCCATGTCATCCAGGAGGTGTCGCTTCTCCTCAAGGAGGACACGAGCGCGGGCGCGCACATCCTCAATGATGGCCCGTACCTCTTCGTCGATGGCGCGTGCGGTGTCGTCCGAATACGGCTTCTCGAACATGGGGCTCTCCGAACCGTCGCGCGACATGTTGAACGAGACGTAACCAATGCGCTCGGACATGCCGTAATCCACCACCATGGCATAGGCCATTTTCGTGATGCGCTCGAGGTCGTTCTGGGCACCTGTCGATATGGCTCCGAAGATGATCTCTTCAGCCACGCGGCCGCCCATCGCCATAGTCATGCGGTCCAGCAGCGCCTCGCGCGTATAGAGGTAGCGCTCCTCCGGCAGGTATTGCGCGTAGCCCAGCGCCGCCAGTCCGCGCGGCACGATAGACACCTTGACCACGGGGTCGGTGTACTTCAGGAACCAGCCCGTGATGGCGTGTCCCGCCTCGTGGTAGGCGACAATCTTGCGCTCTTCCGGAGAGATGATCTTGTTCTTCTTCTCGAGGCCCGCTATCACGCGATCGTTGGCCTTCTCGAAGTCGGACATCTCGATGGCCTCCTTGCCGAGCCGAGCGGCCAGCAGGGCGGCCTCATTGCAGACGTTGGCAATCTCGGCGCCCGCAAACCCAGGCGTCTGACTGGCCAGCACGTCCACGTTGACGTCGTCTCCCAGGATGAGGTCGCGGGTGTGCACCTTGAAAATCTCGGCGCGCTCC
This window harbors:
- a CDS encoding 30S ribosomal protein S12; the protein is MPTIQQLVRKGRHDKVKKTKSPALASCPQRRGVCTRVYTTTPKKPNSALRKVAKVRLTNGVEVIAYIPGEGHNLQEHSIVLVRGGRVKDLPGVKYHIVRGALDTSGVADRRQSRSKYGAKRP